AACAAGGTGCGAACCCAGTGGATGCCTTCTGGATCGAGGCCGTTAACGGGTTCGTCCAAAATGAGGTATTCCGGATCGCCCAGCAATGCTGCAGCCAGTCCAAGTCGTTGCCCCATGCCGAGGGAAAATCCGCCCGTGTTCTTCTTAGCAACACCAGTCAGTCCCACCAGCGCTAGGACTTCATCCACACGCTTGGTGGAAATGCCGTTGGCTTGCGCAATCCACTTCAGGTGATTGTGTGCTGATCGATTCGGATGGGTTGCCTTCGCATCCAGCAGTGCTCCAACTTTTGTCAGTGGGTTCTTCAGATTGCGATACGGTTGCCCAGCGATGGTGGCACTTCCCGATGACGGATTATCCAACCCGAGGATCAACCGCATGGTGGTGGATTTTCCCGCACCGTTTGGGCCCAGAAATCCTGTGACGATTCCAGGTTTGACCTCGAAGCTTAGATCATCCACTGCACGAACCTGACCATATTGCTTGGTGAGGCCTTCAACTTTGATCATGTAACTAGTGTGACACAACCAGCCTGTGAAGCCGTTCTTTAAGTCCAGGCCATGCCTTGGCAAAAGCAGGCATGAGGTTTAGGTCATCCACATCCGCGAGGGGCACCCACCGCAATTCCAGGGATTCTTCATTGGCGGTGGTCTCTAGCTGTTCTCCGGAACGCGTACGTGCCAACACCGTGGTGTAGGTCCAATTACCTGCAAGTTCTGGGCGCTCCGGATCAGCAGGAAACGGTCCTGCTGTCACCACAGAGTCCAACACAACGATCTGTTTTGCGTCGATCCCAGTTTCTTCAAATGCCTCACGCATGGCGGTTTCTGCTGCGGTTTCATGGGAATCGCGCGCACCGCCGGGCAAAGCCCAGGTATCGCCGTTGTTGGTCCATGCTGCGCGGTGTTGCATGAGCATGTGCCACGGTTGTTCGTTGACTGGGGTGCCAGCTAAAAGCAGTAAT
The window above is part of the Corynebacterium deserti GIMN1.010 genome. Proteins encoded here:
- a CDS encoding ABC transporter ATP-binding protein; this encodes MIKVEGLTKQYGQVRAVDDLSFEVKPGIVTGFLGPNGAGKSTTMRLILGLDNPSSGSATIAGQPYRNLKNPLTKVGALLDAKATHPNRSAHNHLKWIAQANGISTKRVDEVLALVGLTGVAKKNTGGFSLGMGQRLGLAAALLGDPEYLILDEPVNGLDPEGIHWVRTLLQNLAKQGRTVLVSSHLLSEMAQTAEHLIVIGRGRLVADMPMQEFIRNHSQSTVIVRATDFQTLTNALTGAGISFVTVPDALGRATVEIANTTTDEIGTLAFRHHIGLLELSERRASLEDAFLETTGDAVQYQAEKPEEPQQ
- a CDS encoding NUDIX domain-containing protein yields the protein MRGDGDGWAAAPNGGAVWGKNGAAGLLLLAGTPVNEQPWHMLMQHRAAWTNNGDTWALPGGARDSHETAAETAMREAFEETGIDAKQIVVLDSVVTAGPFPADPERPELAGNWTYTTVLARTRSGEQLETTANEESLELRWVPLADVDDLNLMPAFAKAWPGLKERLHRLVVSH